The following coding sequences are from one Penaeus monodon isolate SGIC_2016 chromosome 21, NSTDA_Pmon_1, whole genome shotgun sequence window:
- the LOC119586515 gene encoding RAD50-interacting protein 1-like, with translation MGTMHLDDSFQFLVDQDEVNFKVVQQLNSVFGKDLKCLEKACGLVKELTRTKEELERRLRFATTEAPDKITKAVKAADEALKKKEKMIKECDQLKLEVAQHNKKVGKLLEEIGPGVRKVRELERVQVYQQFVNAVDEQSKEIETSLHIGAEGQALLGYSQLREKAKLIQESNCSNLVAFVTNTLLHWHQVFTQRFTSEFEDVLKVIKWPFTSSNSTVHQTPASPESIQRLCTLTQYLLQITLPEDIGKENARQRDLSIMSPAVVADFEPPLLPIQLLVRPLEVRFFYHFSGNKVTNSRENPEWYFTQVLKWISAHESFLNTRIQQVLNRYGYQNTSAKVEFMRGLVRLLVLKLASDLPEIQYDDDLFCSTVQETLNFEREISVTYYYPASQPSVLSVLTQAQNFARWIHIERKFALELMDEFVSDNDAWLAMEGGEAAHCGEQLILLVQGITDRYKRLPQPGHRLQFLELQLELLDDFRVRVLQVMKSERQDPLNSHYPAILNTVHHIAATLTDWADLPFFVEMQYYREQFSHIQDQTTAALAGYETARSTSPDDPSSFTFHSPDVSLLNTTVSPEVLARQDALDSLNTNTEVPTAARLAEVSGSVFDSTVDLYTHIQGEMVRTLASYVFTEVRARSQPYRKDKWFYTTNPKALQDSNKITDPSPSICPMLEVLARHLHALRDVLATPLFTQLWKIVADTLNKYVYEEVILQTRFSDTGAAQFKFDMLRGLFPIFGEFTQKPENFFKLVKESVILLTLPHATAFLLRDTIRMWRDDQDAFSLVISPVKALAEQGVTLLTPKEADVVMNIRIYEQNRMGS, from the exons ATGGGTACGATGCATTTAGATGACAGCTTCCAGTTTCTAGTTGATCAAGATGAAGTCAATTTCAAAGTTGTACAGCAGTTGAACTCTGTCTTTGGAAAGGACTTAAAGTGTCTAGAAAAAGCATGTGGCTTGGTCAAAGAGCTGACCAGGACAAAAGAGGAACTGGAGAGAAGG TTGCGCTTTGCAACAACTGAAGCACCAGACAAGATCACAAAGGCTGTGAAAGCTGCTGATGAAGcactgaagaagaaggagaagatgataaAGGAATGTGATCAACTGAA ATTAG aggtTGCACAGCATAATAAAAAAGTTGGGAAACTTTTAGAAGAAATAGGACCAGGAGTTCGTAAAGTACGAGAACTGGAACGTGTTCAGGTGTACCAGCAGTTTGTAAATGCAGTAGACGAACAAAG CAAAGAGATAGAAACCTCATTACACATAGGGGCGGAAGGCCAGGCTCTGCTTGGTTATAGTCAACTAAGAGAAAAAGCCAAGCTGATTCAAGAATCCAATTGCTCGAATCTTGTTGCTTTTGTCACCAACACCCTCCTCCATTGGCATCAAGTTTTTACTCAAAGGTTTACAAG tgAATTTGAGGATGTATTAAAGGTAATCAAATGGCCTTTTACAAGTTCCAATTCTACTGTGCACCAGACTCCAGCCTCACCAGAGTCCATTCAGAGACTTTGTACACTCACTCAGTATCTTCTGCAAATTACTCTCCCAG AAGATATAGGTAAAGAAAATGCCAGGCAGCGTGACTTGTCCATTATGTCTCCTGCTGTGGTAGCAGATTTTGAACCTCCTTTGTTGCCAATACAGCTACTTGTGAGACCACTGGAG GTTCGCTTTTTCTACCACTTCAGTGGAAACAAAGTCACAAACAGTAGGGAAAATCCTGAATGGTACTTTACCCAAGTTCTGAAGTGGATTTCTGCCCATGAGAGCTTTCTAAACACAAGAATTCAGCAAGTTCTCAATAGATATGGATACCAGAATACTTCTGCTAAG GTGGAGTTCATGAGAGGTCTGGTGCGCCTTTTGGTCCTGAAGTTGGCCTCTGATCTTCCTGAAATTCAGTATGATGATGATCTCTTCTGTAGCACTGTCCAGGAGACCCTCAACTTCGAACGTGAAATAAGTGTGACTTATTATTATCCTGCTTCCCAGCCTTCTGTTCTGTCAGTACTCACACAGGCCCAAAACTTTGCTCGTTGGATACACATCGAAAGGAAGT TTGCTCTGGAATTGATGGACGAGTTTGTGTCTGACAATGATGCGTGGCTTGCAATGGAGGGCGGTGAAGCAGCACACTGTGGGGAGCAGCTCATCCTCCTTGTACAGGGCATTACCGATCGCTATAAAAGACTTCCGCAGCCAGGACATAG GTTACAGTTCCTGGAGCTGCAACTTGAGCTTCTGGATGATTTTCGAGTGAGAGTGTTGCAGGTGATGAAGAGTGAGCGACAGGATCCTTTAAACTCACACTACCCAGCTATTCTCAACACCGTGCATCATATTGCTGCAACTCTGACTGACTGGGCTGATCTTCCG TTCTTTGTGGAGATGCAGTACTATAGAGAACAGTTCAGCCACATCCAAGATCAGACCACAGCTGCACTGGCTGGTTACGAAACGGCAAGATCTACCTCCCCAGATGACCCCTCGTCATTCACTTTTCATTCGCCAGATGTTTCCTTGTTGAATACAACGGTCTCACCAGAGGTTTTGGCTCGACAG GATGCTTTAGATTCgctcaacacaaacacagaagtaCCAACTGCAGCTCGACTGGCAGAGGTTTCAGGCTCGGTATTCGACAGCACAGTTGACTTGTATACGCATATCCAGGGAGAGATGGTCCGCACTCTTGCCAGTTATGTGTTTACGGAGGTTCGTGCTCGGAGCCAACCATATAGGAAGGACAAGTGGTTCTATACTACAAACCCAAAGGCATTGCAAGACTCAAACAAAATAACCGACCCGAGTCCCAGTATTTGCCCAATGTTGGAGGTTCTGGCAAGACATCTTCATGCTCTCAGGGATGTATTGGCAACTCCTCTTTTTACACAGTTATGGAAGATTGTTGCCGATACCCTCAACAAG TATGTGTATGAAGAGGTAATTCTCCAGACACGGTTTAGTGACACTGGCGCTGCTCAGTTCAAGTTTGACATGTTACGCGGCCTATTCCCAATCTTTGGGGAATTTACGCAGAAACCAGAAAATTTCTTCAAGTT AGTCAAGGAGTCTGTGATCTTACTCACCTTGCCGCATGCAACAGCCTTCCTTCTGAGAGACACCATACGTATGTGGCGCGACGACCAAGATGCTTTCAGCCTCGTTATCTCACCAGTTAAAGCCCTGGCTGAGCAGGGTGTGACGCTCCTTACACCAAAAGAAGCAGACGTAGTTATGAACATCAGGATCTACGAGCAAAATAGGATGGGTTCGTAG